From the genome of Thauera chlorobenzoica:
GGTCGGGATGCCCAGTTCTTCCAGGCCATAGCCCTCGAGGCAGGCCGCGCGGCCGACGGCGACGAGCAGTACGTCGAAGGGGATGCGGACCTCCTGGCCCCGGTGTTCGGCGACCAGGATCTTCTCGCCCGCGGCGACGATGAAGCGTTTCGCCGCATGTCCGGTGCACAGCACGAGCCCTTCGGCGCGAAACCGTTGCATGACGATTTCCGACACCTCCACGTCCTCGCGCGGCAGGATGCGCTCGCCCCGCAGCAGCATCGTCACGCTGGCACCGAAGCGGGCGAAGGTCTGCGCCAGCTCCGCGCCGATCGGTCCGCCGCCGAGCACGAGCAACCGGCGGGGCAGTTCGCGCAGGTTCCAGATCGTGTCCGAGGTGAAGTAGCCGACGTCGTCGATGCCGGGGATGGGCGGCACCGAGGGGCGCGCCCCGGCGGCGATGATGATGCTGCGCGTGGTCAGCGTCTCGCAGCCGCCGTCGCGGCGGGTGATCTCGACGGCCCAGGGCGAGACGATCTTCGCCCGGCCTTCGATCACCTCGACGCCGAGGCCGGTGTAGCGCTCGATCGAGTCGTGCGGCTCGACGGTCTTGATGATCGACTGCACGCGCGCCATCACCTCGGCGAAGTCGAACTCCGCGCGCGCGTCGCGAATGCCGAACTCGTTGGCGCGCCGGATGTGCGACAGCAGCTTCGCCGAGCGGATCAGCGCCTTCGAGGGCACGCAGCCGGTATTGAGGCAGTCGCCGCCCAGCTTGTGTTTTTCGACCAGCGTCACCCTGGCCTTCACCGCCGCGGCGATGTAGCTGCTCACCAGCCCCGCCGCGCCGGCGCCGATCACGACCAGGTTGCGGTCGAAAGTCGCCGGTTTCTTCCATCCGGCATAGACCTTGCGCGCCTTGACGAAGGCGACGAGCTTCTTCGCCAGCAGCGGGAAAACCCCGAGCAGGGCGAAGGAGGCCAGCAGGGCGGGGGACAGGATGGCGCCGGCCGAGTCGATCTGCGCGAGCTGAGTGCCGGCGTTCACATAGACGATGGTGCCGGCGAGCATGCCGAGCTGGCTCACCCAGCAAAAGGTCCAGCTGCGGATCGGCGTCAGCCCCATCACCAGGTTGATGACGAAGAAGGGGAACAGCGGCACCAGACGCAGCGTGAACAGGTAGAAGCCGCCGTCCTGGTCGATGCCCGCGTTGATCGCACGCAGGCGTTCGCCGAAGCGGGCTTGCACCGCGTCGCGCAGCACGAAGCGGGCGGCGAGAAAGGCCAGCGTCGCGCCGATCGTGGAGGCGAAGGACACGATCAGCACGCCCCAGCCGAGGCCGAAGATCGCGCCTGCCGCGAGCGTCATGATCGCCGCGCCGGGCAGCGACAGCCCGGTGACGGCGACGTAGAGGGTGAAGAAGAGCAGCGCCGCGGCGAGCGGGTGCGCCTCACGCCAGGCCTCGATGGCGCCCTGCTGCGCCTTGAAGAAATCGAGACTGAAGTAGCGCCCGAGATCGAAGGCGAAGAAAAGGACGATCGCAAGGACGAGCGCGGCGAGCAGTACAAGTCGGCTGTGCTTCATGCTGTGGGCCCGGTCGGTTCATGGCTGGCGCAAGCGCCGCGGATGGCTTGGTCGTGCGCCCGATCACACATCATCACCGCCTTGCGTTCGCCGGCAGCGCCTCGCGCCACTCGAAGAGCACGTATTCCGAGGCCTCGGCGTCGGCGAGGGCCTGGCGCATCATCCCGGGGTCGGCGGGGAGGCCGTTGCCGCTCAGCACGCCGCGATAAAAGTCGGCGTAGAAAGCATCGGGTTCGACGCGCACGCGATAGACGAGTGCGACCGCCTCGCGGCGCAGGGGCGCGTCGTAGCCCAGAACGGCTTCGGCTCCCGGCAACAGGCGGGTATCGGACAGCTCCGCGGCGAGATCCGGGCTCACTTCGCGGGCGATGCGCTGGCTGCGCAGGGTGCCGGCGAGCGGGCGGGCGCGGGCATCGACCTGGAACGCTTCCATCGTCACCCGCGGCGTGACGTAGGTCGGGAAGGCGTGGCCGGTGCCGGTATTGACGACGCGCAGCCGCCCGCCGAGACGTCCGGCGCGCGCTTGCGCCGGCTCCGCTTCGATCGTGACCCCCGCGGCCGTCATCTGCGGGTCGTGGATGCCGCGCCACAGATGGCGCCGATCCGGCATGTGGCACGATTGGCAGCTGCGTCCCTCGCGCGCGGCGGGGCTGGCGCGCCACTCGGCGTAGGTGTTCTCGAGCAGCTTGCCGTTGAGGGCGTAGCCGTCCTCCTCGAACTGGTGACAGGCGGCGCAGAAGCGGCTGTCGGCAAAGGCAGAGGTCGCCCGCCAGCCGTCGTGCGGCAGGCCGGCCCCGACAGGCGCAACCGAGCCGTCCCGGCGCGGCGGGCCATAACGGACGTGCCCGCGCACATGGCAGCCGGCGCAGGTCAGTCCCTGTTCGTGCCCCCGGCCGCCCGGCTGCTTGCGGATCGCGGCGACCAGCGACGAGGCCTGCTCGGCGAGCGGTGCGTGGCAGCGCAGGCAGGACTGGTGTTCGTGGTCCGCCTCGGGGGCCATCGCGAGGAGCTGGCCGAGCACGCCGGGCCCCATCGCCCGGGCGTGGTAACTCGTGCGCCAGTCGTCGAATTGCACCGCATGGCAGCTCCCGCAGGCGGCCGGATCGAGCGTGGCCTCCTGCGGGGAAAACCGCGCGGGTGCTTCGCCCTGTGGCGCGAGGGGGCGCTGCCAATGGCGGGCGAGAAACCCCCCGCTGTCGGCGACCGCCAGGCCCGGCAGGAGCGCCAGCAAGGCGATGAGGAACCCGTGCCGGCTCCGCATTTACGCAGCCACCCGCGGCACGTCCGCTCCAGCCCCCATCACTTCTTCGCCGCGCAGGGGTTCATCGCTGCGCAGGGGTTTTTCGCCGCGCAAGGATTCTTCGCTGCGCAAGGGTTCTTCGCTGCGCAAGGGTTTTTTGCGGCGCAGGGGTTCGCGGCGGCACAAGGATTCGTACCGGTAGCGACGAGCATGGGCATGGCTTTCGAGGGCGCGATGCCATCCGGCGCCGCCTGCACGGCGGCAGGCATGCCGAGCGCGGCGCTCAGGACGGCGGCGGAGAACAGCGTGCTCAATGTCTGACGGGGGTGGCTCGTTTTCATGGTCGGATCCTCTTTGTCGATGGGCGTGACCGTGGACGGTTCCGGTGGTCACAGCACTTGGTCGTCGGGAGGGGGCGAATCCTTACGCCGGCATGCACTCAGCGTGGATCGCTCCCGCGGCGTGCGGGAGAGGTGGTTCGAGTAGTTGCTCAGCGTCTTCATAGCATTTCATTCTCCTTCTGGTTGATCATGTCGTGCGTCCGTCGGGCAGCGCTGCAAGTATCTGCGAGAGCGGGGCACGGGCGGCGGCGTCCTGCACGACCCGCGCTCCTCCTCGATTCGCCGCCCGGGCCACGGCAGAAGCGACAAAGGAAAACGAGGGGCAGATCTGCGATGGCTCCCGATGGAGGTAGGCATGCGACACCGTCTTCTTCGCCTTGCCGGCGCGATCTGCGCATTCATTCGTGGCGATGGTCGCGAGGATTCTGGCAGGCCGGTGTAAGGTTTGCCCCGTCCGTCCGACTAGTCACACGAATCCACCAGACGCTTGCGCAAGGAGCCCTCGATGCACCCCACCTTTCCGCTGCTCGCGGCGACGGACTTCCCCCGCATCCGTCGCGGCCGGATCGAAACCCTGCAGGTGAACCTCGGCTACCGCTGCAACCAGTGTTGCGTGCATTGCCACGTCGATGCCGGGCCGAAGCGCACCGAGGAGATGTCGGGGGCGACCGTCGACGCGGTGATCGACTTCATCGACGCCAGCCCGACGCTGGCGACGTTCGACCTGACCGGCGGCGCGCCGGAGCTGAACGCGCACTTTCGCCGCCTCGTGCGGGCGGCGCGGGGGCGCGGGCTGCGCGTCATCGACCGCTGCAATCTGACCATCCTCGAGGAGTCCGGCCAGGAAGATCTGGCGACCTTCCTGGCCGCACAGGGGGTGGAGATCGTCGCCTCGCTGCCCTGCTATCTGGCGGACAACGTCGACCGCCAGCGGGGCAAGGGCGTCTTCGGGACGAGCATCCGTGCGCTGCAAAGACTCAACGCCCTGGGCTACGGCGAGGACGGCAGCGGGCTGACCCTGAACCTCGTCTACAACCCGCAGGGGCCGGTGTTGCCGCCACCGCAGGCGTCGCTCGAGCGCGCGTACCGGGAACACCTCGGCGCCGGGTTCGGCATTCGCTTCAACCAGCTGTTCGCACTCGCCAACATGCCGATCAAGCGCTTCGGCAGCACGCTGGTGTCGAAGGGGCAGTTTGCCGGCTACATGAGGATGCTGCGCGACGCGCACCGCGCCGACAACCTCGCCGCGGTGATGTGCCGCAGCCTCATCAGCGTCGACTGGCAGGGCTATCTGTACGACTGCGACTTCAACCAGCAGCTCGAACTGCCGATCGCGGCCGTCGGCCATCCGCGCCTGCACCTCCGCGACGCGACCGCCGCGACGCTCACCGGCGGCGCCATCCGGGTGGCCGACCACTGCTACGGCTGCACGGCGGGGAACGGCTCGAGCTGTGGCGGGGCGCTGGCCGACGGCCGCGCCGATGCCGCGGTTCGCGCCGCGTGACGGCTGGGCTCGACGATGCCCGCCCTCCGACACAGGGGAAGCACGCCATGCATGACATCGTGAAGGACTACTACGGCAAAGAGCTGCAAGGCAGCACCGACCTGCGCACCACCGCCTGCTGCGATGCGAGCCAGATGCCGGCGTGGCTCAAGCCGCTGCTGGCGAAGGTCCATCCCGAGGTGCTGTCGCGCTACTACGGCTGTGGCCTGGTGTGCCCGCCGCTGCTCGAGGGCTGCCGCGTGCTGGACCTGGGCAGCGGCGCGGGGCGCGACGTGTATGTGCTGGCTCAGCTGCGCGTGATAGTCGAAACCATGCGCCAGTGCGGGCTTGACGACCTCGAAGTAGGGTGAAACGTCGAAATCGCGCGGTGCGAACAGGCTGTGGTGGCGGATGTGCAGGATCTCTTCCATGCAGTCCGGGCACATCGGGTCGCCCGTGGAACGTTGTGTCACGATGGGCAGGATCGGATAGCGCACGGACTGAAAAGCCTGCGCGATCAGCGTCGAGCAGATCGCGCGCGTCGGGTCCGCGCTGCCCAGAGCGATCATCCGCCGCCGGAATCGCTGCGGCACCGGTGGGGTCGGCAGCAGGTAGCGTGCGAGGTCGATCACATTGCGCAAGTCGTACTGGTGGCCGATCCGCTCGGTGACATAGCAGATAACGCGGCGGCAGTCTTCTTCGCTCAGGCCTCGGGGACGGCAGATGCGGCTGTGAAGCCCGGCGAATTCGCCGACATCGACGCTGCGCACGCCCTCGACGACATCGGCTTCGACGAAGCAGTGCCCGTCAGGCGCCCGCCCGTGCAGGGCGTCGCCGACGAAAAGCGCCGCGTGCGACCAGGTCGATTGGGTCAGGTATTTCACCGCGGTGCTGATCCGCGAGTGGCCTTCGACCAGGAGCACGTCGCCCGGGCGCAGGCAGGCGAGAAGTTCGTCCGGTGGGGTGGGGCGGGATGTGCCGTGAACATGCACCGGGCGGCTGAGCGTGCGCCCGAGCCAGTGGCCGATGCGGTTGAATATCGGTCCCATCATGCTGTTCCCGGAGATGGGCCGCCAGGCTCAGCGCCCTTCGTCGGCGCCGCCTTCGCGCCGCCGCCGCGTCGCCTTGCGCAGGAAGACCATGTGCTTGCCGTAGTTGGTGCAACCCAGGCACATCATGGTGTGCACCTTGAGCGTGAACCGCTCGCGCAGCGTCAGCGTGCGCTCGAACCCTTCGGACATGAGGCGGGTCACCTCCTTGCAGCTGATCATTGGATGGCCTCCCCCTGGAACCAGCGATTTTCAAGACATTCGCGCAAGCCGAGGCGGGCGCGGTGGAGGATCACCCAGCAGTTGCTGCGGGTGATCCCCAGTTGCTGGCAGATCTCCCCCGTTTCCAACTCGAGAAACTCGCGCATCATATAGACGCGGGCGATCTGCGCGGGCAGGTTGTCGAGGCAGGCGTCGAACACCGCCCAGAACTCTTTCTGCACAAAGGATGCATCCGGGTCGGACCAGGTGGCGGGGCGGTCGTCCGGGTTCCAGAAGCCGCGCTCGTCGAAGAGCGCGTCGAAGTCTTTCAGGTCGGCATCACCGCGGCTGTCGACGAGATCGGCGCCGCAGACTTCGCGCGACGAGGCGCGGATGTGATCGACGATCTTGTTGCGCAGGATCGCGAACATCCAGGTCTTGAAGCTCGCACGACCGGCAAAGCTCCGCGCGCTGTTCATCGCCGCGATGAGGGCTTCCTGCACCATGTCCTCGGCCGCGCCCGAATCGCGCAGCTGGAGCTGCGCAAAACGCAGCATGTCGCGCCGGATGGCGATGAGAAATGGATCGTCCCAGGATATTTCCGCGGGGCGGGTGCCCTCATGCTTCATCGATCGCTCCTCCCGGACGGCGGTTGATATTCCTCCCCGCCTTCCACGAGGGCGGCGAGAAACCGATCGACCGACAGCGGCAGGTAGCCGGTGATCTCGAGCGTACGATCTTCGAACACGTCCTGCTCCGGGTGCGCGCGCAAGTGTGCGCCGATGACCGCATCCCGGTGCCGGAGCAGGCCTTCGATCCATGGTCGGTACAAGCGCAGCATCGCTCCCAGCCAGCGGTTCGCCGGCCAGGAAGGCCAGGCGTGATCGATCTCGAAGCGCCCGAGCATCCGGATGACGTCCGCTGCGGGGTACCAGGTTTCACCGGTGACCCAGCGATTGCAGGAGAACAGGCCGATCGGCTCGCCCCAGGCGTCCATCGAGATGGCGACCAGATGGCTGATCGCATCGTCCCCCGTCGGCCGGATTCCGCCCGCCTGGGCGAAGGCCTGTGGCGCCACCCCCGCAGGCATGCCCCCGGCACGGAGGAAGGTGTGGAAGTGCCCGTGCTCGATGCTGCCGCGGTGGGCGTGATAGTAGTACTGGGCGTGCGTCTCGGCGTCGAAGACGTCGTCGCGTGGATAGTGCTCCATCTCGACGAACTCGCCCTGGCCGCGCAGGACTTCGCCGACCACATTGAGCCCGGCCTTGGCGAGCACCCGGCGGCACTCGAGCACTTCCTGCCCGGCCGCAAGCAGTGCGTGGCGGGTGGTCGGACCGAGATCCTCCAGTCCGGGCAGGAAACCGGCCAGCTCCGGCTCCCGCACGGCCGCACCGCCCGGTGAGCGGGCGACCGTAGCAGCAGAGGAAGGCGTGGCATTCATCGCTTCGCTGCGCAAGGATTCTTCGCCGCGCAGGGATTCTTCACCGCACAAGGATTCTTCGCCGCGCTCGGGGTTTTTGCCAGATGCGCCTTGAAACCTTTCTGTTCCTCTTCCATGTAGGCCACCAGCGCGGCGAGATCCTTCGATTTCCAGTCCAGCGCCTTGCCTGCCATCGGCGTGACGATGCACAACTGGACCATCTCGTCGAGATGGATCTGCTTCATGCCGTACATTCCGGAAGCCATCTCCACCTTGTGCGGGTAGGGCTGGGCGAAGCTTTCGTTGTAGGCGGCATAGCCGGTGTGGCAGCTCGCGCAGGAGAGCTGGTTCGTCGACAGGCGGGTGTCGGAAAAGAGCTTCTCGCCGGCGGCGACCAGTTCGGCACGGGCGCCCTGGTACGGTTTGTAGCCGGCGGGGCGCTGGCTCGCCTTGGCCGCACAGGGGTTCTTCGCCGCGCACGGGTTGGCGGCGCTCGATGCCGGGGTGCCTGCCGCACATGGGTTTGCCTGCGCGAGTGCCGCGAGCGGCATCCCCAGTGCGGCGCTCACCAGCCCGGCGGAAACCGTTGCGATGGCGGTACGGCTCGTGTTGACGTATTTCATGGACTGCCCCTCCGTTGTCATGTGGAACTGTCTGGCACGACAGACCGTCCGCTGATGCGGATGGTCAGGGGATTGGTCGTACGGCTTGGCGGAACCTTACATGGGCTCGATCGAAAAGCGGCCCGGCTTGCACCGGGCCGACCGGAGTCGCAGCGTTGCCGCCGGGATCCGCCCCCGAGCTCAAGGACCATACATCTCGAGCAGACGGCTCTGCCCGTCGAACGCCGATTTCTGCACCTGGGACTTCGCCGCGCTGGCGGATGCCGTGGTGTTCTGCGGGCAGTCGCCGGCATGGGCCGGCATCGCTGCGATCGCGGCGAATGCAAAAAGCATTGCGACGGCGGCAAGCTTGTAGGTCGTGGCTTTCATGGCTGTCTCCTTTGTCAGGGGCGAGCGGCTTGTGCGCCTCTCTGATGAATGAGTCGTATGGCGCGCAGCAGCCTTACACGCCCGACGCCCATTCTTCCTCCTGCCCCCTTCAACTCAGCGTCGGATTCAATGTAGTTCATCCTCCGCCCAGAAACGAAGGGGGTGATGAGCAAGGTGCAAAACCGTTCAGGTCGTGTAAGGATTACCCGGTTCGTCCGATTATCGAAAGACCGCAATACGATAACGACCGCTCGCGAGGACTCCCGGATGCACCCGACCTTTCCGCTGCCCGCCGTCACCGACTTTCCCAGGATCCGCCGTGGGACGATCGATACAACCCTGCAGGTCAATCTCGGCTACCGCTTCAACCAGCTGTTCACGATCGCCAATATGCCGATCAAGCGCTTCGCCAGCGCGCTGGTATCGAAAGGGCAGTTCGCCGGCTACCTGAAGACCCTGCACGAGGCGCACCGCGTCGACAAGCTCGCGGCGGTGATGTGCCGCAACTTGGTCAGCGTCGACGGGTGGGGGGCCACGACGGGCGGACCAGCGCGGCGCGGGGTGGCGGGAGCAGGGCGGTGAGTTCCCCCCGCTGCGTGCAGTTCGCACCCGAAGCCCCGGCGCGGATCCGGGCCGAACTGCTCGCCGGCCTGAGCGCGCCGGTGGCGACGATCGCGCCGAAATACCTGTACGACGCGCTCGGCGCGCGGCTCTTCGCGGCGATCACCGTACTGCCCGAGTACTACCCGACACGCACCGAGGCGGCGATCTTCGCTCGATACCTGTCGGAAATGGCCGCACTCCTCGGCCCCGCCGCAACCCTGGTCGACCTCGGCGCGGGCAACTGCGAGAAGGCCGAACGCCTGTTCGCGGCCTTGGGCGTGCGTCGCTACGTCGCCGTCGATATCTCGGTGGACTACCTGCATGCGTCGCTGGAACGGCTTCAGCGCCATCATCCGGCGATCGCAATGCTGGGCGTGGGGCTCGATTTCACCCGTTCGCTGTGCCTGCCACCGGAGGCCGGCGACGGCCCGCGCACGTTGTTCTACCCGGGCTCGAGCATCGGCAACTTCACCCCCGGTGAGGCTCTGGCCCTGCTGCGCCAGGTGCATGCCGAATGCCGCGGTGGGGCCTTGCTGATCGGCGTCGATCTGGTCAAGGCGCGCGACCTCCTCGAAGCGGCCTACGACGACCCGCTCGGCGTCACCGCCGCGTTCAACCGCAACCTGCTGCGCCATGTCAACCGGCTGGCGGGGACCGACTTCGACCTCGCCGACTGGCGCCATGTCGCCTTCTTCAACGCGCAGCGGTCGCGCATCGAAATGCACCTGGAAGCGCTGCACGACACGACCGTGCGCTGGGCCGAAGGCGAGCGCCGCTTTGCCGCCTCCGCCCGCATCCACACCGAGAACTCGTACAAATGGCGCGTCGACGACTTCGCCGCACTGCTCGCCGCGGCGGGGTTTTCGGCGTCGCGCCACTGGTGCGATGCGCGCGGCTGGTTCGCGGTGTTCGCCGCCCATGGCTGAAACCGCAATGCGATCTCCGGCGCTAGAGCGCGCAGCTGCGAAAGCCGCTGTAGAGGTCGTTGCGCTCGGGAGTGAAGTAGTTGCGGTAGCGCGGATGCGCCATGCGCGGGCTGGTCGCCCGGCTCGCGCCGCGCAGCACGTAGCGCTCGCCGAACCACGGCGCCGAGTAATCGCGGTAGGGGTGGGGGGCGAAGCCGGGGTAGGGGGCGAAGCGGCTGGCGGTCCATTCCCAGACCTGGCCCCAGCGAAACCCCGGCTGGGTCAGCGCGGCGAGTTCCCACTCGGCTTCGCTCGGCAGGCGGCGCCCCGCCCAGCGGCACCAGGCGTCGGCTTCGTCCCAGCGCAGATGCACGGCCGGGGCGTCGAGCGCCAGCGCCTCCCAGCGGCCGAACACGCAGCACTGCCAGCTCCCATTCTGGCGGCGCAGATAGCGCGGCGGCGCGGCACCGGTCTGGTCGACGAAAGCCAGGTAGCGGCGCCAGCTCACCACCTCGGCATCGATCTCGAAGGCCGGCAGCGCGACTTCGTGCGCGGCGAGCTCGTTGTCGAAGGCAAAGCCGTCGCCGTGCCAGCCGAGTGTCCAGCGCTGTGCCGGGACGCTCAGTGCGCGGGGCTCCGGCACGCCACCCGCCGGCCCGGACAGCGTCTCGGGCCACGCACCGGACAACGTCCCGGGCAGCGGAATATCGAGCGCCTGCGCCATGTAGATTCCGGCTTCGCCGTGCATGTCCTCGTGAAACAGCGCGAGGCGGAAAAAATACAGCGCCGCATCGATCTCCGGGGTGGCGGCGAGCAGGGCCAGCGTCTGCACCAGGCCCGCGGCCAGATAAGCGCGGGTCGCGGCCAGATCGGGCAGCTCGAGCTGCCAGCGGGTCGCATGTGCAACCGTGCTCGAGTCGTACAGCGCATCGGCCCCGGGCAGCCGCCCGGCGGGGCGCTGATGGTCGGGGTCGCAGGCGATGCCCATCGCGCGCTGCCGGTTGCGCGCGATCCAGTAGTCCTGGAACCAGCCGACATGCCCGGCTTCCCAGCGTGGCGGGTTGAGCTGGGGCGAATACGGAATCGTCAGCCCTTCGCCGAGGGCGGCGGCGTAGGCGTCGAGCAGCGCCAGGGTGCGTGCGCGGCTGTCGGCAAGCGCGGCGGCGAGGAGGCGGCGGCCACCG
Proteins encoded in this window:
- a CDS encoding sigma-70 family RNA polymerase sigma factor; its protein translation is MKHEGTRPAEISWDDPFLIAIRRDMLRFAQLQLRDSGAAEDMVQEALIAAMNSARSFAGRASFKTWMFAILRNKIVDHIRASSREVCGADLVDSRGDADLKDFDALFDERGFWNPDDRPATWSDPDASFVQKEFWAVFDACLDNLPAQIARVYMMREFLELETGEICQQLGITRSNCWVILHRARLGLRECLENRWFQGEAIQ
- a CDS encoding DUF6969 family protein, giving the protein MNATPSSAATVARSPGGAAVREPELAGFLPGLEDLGPTTRHALLAAGQEVLECRRVLAKAGLNVVGEVLRGQGEFVEMEHYPRDDVFDAETHAQYYYHAHRGSIEHGHFHTFLRAGGMPAGVAPQAFAQAGGIRPTGDDAISHLVAISMDAWGEPIGLFSCNRWVTGETWYPAADVIRMLGRFEIDHAWPSWPANRWLGAMLRLYRPWIEGLLRHRDAVIGAHLRAHPEQDVFEDRTLEITGYLPLSVDRFLAALVEGGEEYQPPSGRSDR
- a CDS encoding FAD-dependent oxidoreductase codes for the protein MKHSRLVLLAALVLAIVLFFAFDLGRYFSLDFFKAQQGAIEAWREAHPLAAALLFFTLYVAVTGLSLPGAAIMTLAAGAIFGLGWGVLIVSFASTIGATLAFLAARFVLRDAVQARFGERLRAINAGIDQDGGFYLFTLRLVPLFPFFVINLVMGLTPIRSWTFCWVSQLGMLAGTIVYVNAGTQLAQIDSAGAILSPALLASFALLGVFPLLAKKLVAFVKARKVYAGWKKPATFDRNLVVIGAGAAGLVSSYIAAAVKARVTLVEKHKLGGDCLNTGCVPSKALIRSAKLLSHIRRANEFGIRDARAEFDFAEVMARVQSIIKTVEPHDSIERYTGLGVEVIEGRAKIVSPWAVEITRRDGGCETLTTRSIIIAAGARPSVPPIPGIDDVGYFTSDTIWNLRELPRRLLVLGGGPIGAELAQTFARFGASVTMLLRGERILPREDVEVSEIVMQRFRAEGLVLCTGHAAKRFIVAAGEKILVAEHRGQEVRIPFDVLLVAVGRAACLEGYGLEELGIPTGHTVAVNDYLQTRYPNIYAAGDVAGPYQFTHTAAHQAWYAAVNALFAPFRTFRVDYSAVPWATFVDPEVARVGLNEQEAGKRGIPFEVTRFGIEDLDRAITDGEAHGFVKILTVPGKDRILGVTIVGEHAGDLLAEYVLAMRHGLGLNKILATIHVYPTLAEANKYAAGEWKRAHAPQKLLQWVGRFHQWRLNKPRRDRQGEWPR
- a CDS encoding YiiX/YebB-like N1pC/P60 family cysteine hydrolase, which codes for MMGPIFNRIGHWLGRTLSRPVHVHGTSRPTPPDELLACLRPGDVLLVEGHSRISTAVKYLTQSTWSHAALFVGDALHGRAPDGHCFVEADVVEGVRSVDVGEFAGLHSRICRPRGLSEEDCRRVICYVTERIGHQYDLRNVIDLARYLLPTPPVPQRFRRRMIALGSADPTRAICSTLIAQAFQSVRYPILPIVTQRSTGDPMCPDCMEEILHIRHHSLFAPRDFDVSPYFEVVKPALAHGFDYHAQLSQHIHVAPRAAAQVQHAAALEQRRAHQATAVVARQHLGMDLRQQRLEPRRHLARIAAGGGAQVGAALQLFAVVVLHDVMHGVLPLCRRAGIVEPSRHAARTAASARPSASAPPQLEPFPAVQP
- the senA gene encoding selenoneine synthase SenA → MNLAPARSEAARRGGRRLLAAALADSRARTLALLDAYAAALGEGLTIPYSPQLNPPRWEAGHVGWFQDYWIARNRQRAMGIACDPDHQRPAGRLPGADALYDSSTVAHATRWQLELPDLAATRAYLAAGLVQTLALLAATPEIDAALYFFRLALFHEDMHGEAGIYMAQALDIPLPGTLSGAWPETLSGPAGGVPEPRALSVPAQRWTLGWHGDGFAFDNELAAHEVALPAFEIDAEVVSWRRYLAFVDQTGAAPPRYLRRQNGSWQCCVFGRWEALALDAPAVHLRWDEADAWCRWAGRRLPSEAEWELAALTQPGFRWGQVWEWTASRFAPYPGFAPHPYRDYSAPWFGERYVLRGASRATSPRMAHPRYRNYFTPERNDLYSGFRSCAL
- a CDS encoding anti-sigma factor family protein is translated as MISCKEVTRLMSEGFERTLTLRERFTLKVHTMMCLGCTNYGKHMVFLRKATRRRREGGADEGR
- the arsS gene encoding arsenosugar biosynthesis radical SAM (seleno)protein ArsS (Some members of this family are selenoproteins.), with protein sequence MHPTFPLLAATDFPRIRRGRIETLQVNLGYRCNQCCVHCHVDAGPKRTEEMSGATVDAVIDFIDASPTLATFDLTGGAPELNAHFRRLVRAARGRGLRVIDRCNLTILEESGQEDLATFLAAQGVEIVASLPCYLADNVDRQRGKGVFGTSIRALQRLNALGYGEDGSGLTLNLVYNPQGPVLPPPQASLERAYREHLGAGFGIRFNQLFALANMPIKRFGSTLVSKGQFAGYMRMLRDAHRADNLAAVMCRSLISVDWQGYLYDCDFNQQLELPIAAVGHPRLHLRDATAATLTGGAIRVADHCYGCTAGNGSSCGGALADGRADAAVRAA
- a CDS encoding cytochrome c peroxidase; its protein translation is MKYVNTSRTAIATVSAGLVSAALGMPLAALAQANPCAAGTPASSAANPCAAKNPCAAKASQRPAGYKPYQGARAELVAAGEKLFSDTRLSTNQLSCASCHTGYAAYNESFAQPYPHKVEMASGMYGMKQIHLDEMVQLCIVTPMAGKALDWKSKDLAALVAYMEEEQKGFKAHLAKTPSAAKNPCAVKNPCAAKNPCAAKR
- a CDS encoding DUF3641 domain-containing protein — protein: MHPTFPLPAVTDFPRIRRGTIDTTLQVNLGYRFNQLFTIANMPIKRFASALVSKGQFAGYLKTLHEAHRVDKLAAVMCRNLVSVDGWGATTGGPARRGVAGAGR
- a CDS encoding multiheme c-type cytochrome, which encodes MRSRHGFLIALLALLPGLAVADSGGFLARHWQRPLAPQGEAPARFSPQEATLDPAACGSCHAVQFDDWRTSYHARAMGPGVLGQLLAMAPEADHEHQSCLRCHAPLAEQASSLVAAIRKQPGGRGHEQGLTCAGCHVRGHVRYGPPRRDGSVAPVGAGLPHDGWRATSAFADSRFCAACHQFEEDGYALNGKLLENTYAEWRASPAAREGRSCQSCHMPDRRHLWRGIHDPQMTAAGVTIEAEPAQARAGRLGGRLRVVNTGTGHAFPTYVTPRVTMEAFQVDARARPLAGTLRSQRIAREVSPDLAAELSDTRLLPGAEAVLGYDAPLRREAVALVYRVRVEPDAFYADFYRGVLSGNGLPADPGMMRQALADAEASEYVLFEWREALPANARR
- the egtD gene encoding L-histidine N(alpha)-methyltransferase; the protein is MSSPRCVQFAPEAPARIRAELLAGLSAPVATIAPKYLYDALGARLFAAITVLPEYYPTRTEAAIFARYLSEMAALLGPAATLVDLGAGNCEKAERLFAALGVRRYVAVDISVDYLHASLERLQRHHPAIAMLGVGLDFTRSLCLPPEAGDGPRTLFYPGSSIGNFTPGEALALLRQVHAECRGGALLIGVDLVKARDLLEAAYDDPLGVTAAFNRNLLRHVNRLAGTDFDLADWRHVAFFNAQRSRIEMHLEALHDTTVRWAEGERRFAASARIHTENSYKWRVDDFAALLAAAGFSASRHWCDARGWFAVFAAHG